In Chryseobacterium gotjawalense, the following are encoded in one genomic region:
- a CDS encoding T9SS type A sorting domain-containing protein, whose amino-acid sequence MMKKNTVLLFVLTSTLSIHAQDVTTHIAEESMLSIVNDALFYNRGGLQTKGNGRVEVFSKMLIEAKTENDVVRAINATNDNFFLRLTDPANWQTSKYGQLFITGLEQNQISLVVSKEFASNKHGDYQQIGVPFFDKEFGTLQSEINTVFTNQRWSKTEILKWNNSLVQFDGSIIPATPINSAETPGITVELTDKTKFEDRASYYALGTGGGLIPENVSVINGVPYADNLTLPLSPQTVQFGSNGTGTNLYREKYNTYITDIFEIDNPWQQTYGKFIYQFSNPFLTNLDLSLIGINETLQGTVVGDDNNIDNIWGIAVNPTNVHFNTASGTTSNYAANQIVTFDINNRPVGNINALVIKPLGTFKIKLRNSTPAILNFDNLRRFSNIPRQENMNYHVNANRINGTSVKQLGVLLLDDNYNQIGETYYAVAPHFKTGNNGNPSEYSVQAQASNSGLISSYEENTQIGGIDENFATRYRLYINEANEGDFEGKKLSMAVYGGKYLKFEIRENAQLVEEGNLSTNKKFFYEIDGGEKIEVKQGDIVPLTAQTYGFYYGTPKTLSSSSSIKANRTVVTYNPSIKSYVVLFDPEWQRAQVAVFDMSGRLIKETNNIETSTPFVIELNNSIKSMYTVQIISNKGETVISKIIVNR is encoded by the coding sequence ATGATGAAAAAAAATACTGTGTTATTATTTGTGTTGACTTCTACTTTATCAATCCATGCGCAGGACGTAACTACTCATATCGCAGAGGAGAGTATGTTATCTATTGTCAATGATGCTCTTTTTTATAATCGGGGTGGACTGCAGACGAAAGGAAATGGTAGGGTAGAAGTTTTTTCTAAGATGCTAATTGAAGCAAAAACCGAAAATGACGTTGTGAGGGCAATTAATGCCACTAACGACAACTTTTTCTTGCGGTTAACAGATCCAGCTAATTGGCAAACTTCTAAATACGGTCAATTATTTATTACCGGTTTAGAACAAAACCAAATTAGTTTGGTAGTTAGTAAAGAGTTTGCGAGTAATAAGCATGGAGATTATCAGCAAATCGGTGTGCCGTTTTTTGATAAGGAATTTGGGACATTACAATCTGAAATTAATACTGTTTTCACTAATCAAAGATGGAGCAAAACTGAGATTCTTAAATGGAATAACAGCTTAGTTCAATTTGATGGGTCAATCATCCCGGCTACTCCGATCAATTCTGCAGAGACTCCAGGGATCACCGTTGAGCTCACGGATAAAACAAAATTTGAAGACAGGGCTTCTTATTACGCACTCGGAACGGGAGGTGGTCTGATCCCAGAAAATGTAAGCGTTATAAACGGAGTTCCTTACGCAGACAATCTGACTTTACCATTAAGTCCCCAAACAGTTCAGTTTGGCTCTAATGGAACCGGAACAAATTTATACAGAGAAAAATATAACACGTATATCACTGATATTTTCGAAATAGATAATCCGTGGCAACAGACTTACGGCAAGTTTATCTATCAATTTTCTAATCCCTTTCTCACGAACCTGGATCTTTCTTTAATAGGAATAAATGAGACTCTGCAGGGCACTGTAGTTGGCGACGACAATAATATTGACAACATTTGGGGAATTGCCGTTAATCCAACTAATGTCCATTTCAATACTGCCTCAGGAACAACTTCAAACTACGCGGCTAATCAAATCGTGACCTTCGATATCAACAACCGTCCTGTGGGTAATATCAATGCATTGGTGATAAAGCCTCTTGGTACTTTTAAAATAAAATTACGCAATAGTACTCCAGCCATTTTAAATTTTGATAATCTTCGAAGATTTTCAAATATTCCCCGACAGGAAAACATGAATTATCATGTAAACGCAAACCGGATAAATGGCACTTCGGTAAAGCAGTTAGGCGTCTTGTTATTAGATGATAATTACAATCAGATTGGTGAAACTTACTATGCGGTAGCTCCTCATTTTAAAACTGGGAACAATGGAAACCCAAGTGAATACTCAGTTCAGGCCCAGGCCAGCAATTCAGGTTTAATAAGTTCTTACGAAGAAAATACTCAGATCGGAGGTATAGATGAAAATTTCGCCACGAGATACAGGCTCTACATCAATGAAGCGAATGAAGGAGATTTCGAAGGTAAAAAACTTTCTATGGCCGTTTATGGCGGCAAATATTTGAAATTCGAAATCCGTGAAAATGCCCAATTAGTTGAAGAAGGAAATCTATCGACAAACAAAAAATTCTTTTATGAGATTGACGGCGGTGAAAAAATAGAAGTTAAACAAGGAGACATTGTTCCCCTCACTGCCCAAACTTATGGTTTTTACTACGGCACTCCCAAAACACTTTCGTCTTCTTCATCGATTAAAGCAAATCGAACGGTTGTAACATACAATCCGAGTATCAAGAGTTATGTGGTCTTATTCGATCCGGAATGGCAAAGAGCTCAAGTTGCTGTTTTTGATATGAGCGGTCGGCTCATCAAAGAAACTAATAATATTGAGACATCAACCCCATTTGTTATTGAACTGAACAATAGTATAAAATCCATGTACACGGTTCAAATCATTTCAAACAAGGGTGAAACTGTAATTTCTAAAATAATAGTAAACAGATGA
- the mobC gene encoding plasmid mobilization relaxosome protein MobC yields the protein MVEKAETIKFRIDKERKQVWIKFCSERQITLTSFIVNSVEGRLLDNERREVLAFIEKQDNLFVKIETNINQVAKLVNGQKNISEPELKNFSETLRELILLKIRQNEIFEKIYSILAK from the coding sequence ATGGTAGAAAAAGCAGAAACAATAAAATTTCGGATAGATAAGGAGAGGAAACAGGTTTGGATAAAATTCTGTTCAGAAAGGCAGATCACATTAACCAGCTTTATCGTCAACTCTGTAGAAGGAAGACTGTTAGATAATGAAAGGAGAGAAGTACTGGCGTTCATCGAAAAACAGGATAATCTCTTTGTCAAAATAGAAACAAATATCAATCAGGTGGCAAAACTGGTGAACGGACAAAAGAATATCTCCGAACCGGAGCTTAAGAACTTTTCGGAAACGCTTCGTGAGCTGATACTTCTCAAGATAAGGCAGAATGAAATATTTGAAAAGATCTATTCTATCCTTGCGAAATGA
- a CDS encoding relaxase/mobilization nuclease domain-containing protein, with protein sequence MNYNDKKIKSEKGELMTMKNFPSFINKSSGKQQVRDYLRAISIGNKKIIKPQFHAMISTKFQEHSKEQLAEIAENFMIEMGYGKQPFTVVFHNDTDNNHVHIVSTRVDKTTGKKINDSFEKLKSQEALSRSLEQLYHLKPDEDLDKLLNYKVSTFKQLETLLERNDFKMIKNKLDENAFDILKNGVTQRKINIERINFAKNQKDSRKNQIKAILIKYKDLHSNKVFRVEDKRKQESVFPATKGRFGENELKIRLEFESELQHKLRQLFGIDIVFHHKDNHQPFGYSLIDHKSQRVYKGSEVLKMSELFEFTEEKVDKRLFEVLKDFTIPDKESKLILLGFFNKNNPEAKLQEFMLFENRERKKLETYKAIQSEVRDHLQNNIYKNSDEDKVFIIKSESGKVYAISTKHHFVGELQSLIGDREYQRILNSEIVNSEKSQHEKHSRSEVMEAVDEMLFEVMKTSGISKDPGENELKRKRRKRK encoded by the coding sequence GTGAATTACAACGATAAAAAGATTAAAAGTGAAAAAGGTGAGTTGATGACGATGAAAAATTTTCCTTCCTTCATTAATAAATCGAGTGGTAAACAACAAGTAAGAGATTATTTAAGGGCCATTTCAATAGGAAACAAAAAAATAATCAAACCTCAATTTCATGCCATGATTTCCACAAAGTTTCAGGAACATTCCAAAGAACAACTTGCCGAAATCGCAGAAAATTTCATGATTGAAATGGGATACGGCAAGCAACCTTTCACCGTCGTTTTCCACAATGACACAGATAATAACCATGTCCACATCGTATCGACAAGAGTAGATAAGACTACTGGAAAAAAGATCAACGATAGTTTTGAAAAACTAAAATCGCAAGAAGCATTAAGTAGATCCCTTGAACAACTATACCATCTTAAACCCGATGAGGATCTTGATAAATTATTGAATTATAAAGTCAGCACTTTCAAGCAACTCGAAACTTTACTTGAAAGAAATGATTTCAAAATGATTAAAAATAAACTAGATGAAAATGCTTTTGATATCCTGAAGAACGGAGTGACCCAAAGGAAAATAAATATTGAGAGAATAAATTTTGCGAAGAATCAAAAGGACAGCAGGAAAAATCAGATAAAAGCAATCTTAATAAAGTACAAAGATCTTCATTCCAACAAAGTGTTTAGGGTTGAAGACAAGAGAAAACAAGAATCAGTATTTCCTGCAACAAAAGGTAGGTTTGGCGAAAATGAACTTAAAATAAGGTTGGAATTTGAAAGTGAACTGCAGCACAAACTGAGGCAATTATTTGGGATAGACATCGTGTTTCATCACAAAGATAATCACCAACCATTTGGATATTCGTTGATCGATCATAAATCACAGAGAGTCTATAAAGGTAGTGAGGTATTAAAAATGAGTGAGCTGTTTGAGTTTACGGAAGAGAAAGTTGATAAGCGACTTTTTGAAGTTTTGAAAGATTTTACTATTCCGGATAAAGAATCAAAATTGATTCTGTTGGGCTTTTTTAATAAAAACAATCCAGAAGCGAAGCTGCAAGAGTTCATGCTCTTCGAAAACAGAGAGCGGAAAAAATTGGAAACTTATAAAGCAATCCAGAGTGAAGTTAGAGACCATTTACAAAATAACATATACAAAAATAGTGATGAAGACAAAGTGTTTATTATAAAAAGTGAAAGTGGGAAGGTCTACGCAATTAGCACTAAACACCATTTTGTTGGTGAACTGCAGAGTTTAATAGGAGATAGAGAATATCAGAGAATATTAAATTCAGAAATAGTCAATAGTGAAAAATCACAACATGAAAAACATTCCAGAAGTGAAGTAATGGAAGCTGTAGATGAAATGCTTTTTGAAGTCATGAAGACTTCAGGAATATCAAAAGATCCCGGAGAAAACGAACTCAAAAGGAAAAGAAGAAAACGGAAATAA
- a CDS encoding ParA family protein, producing the protein MIITFATQKGGTGKTTLAITFANYISTISKRKINVFDFDYQKSFYQKWKEDELLDLPKLYDVEIIGDEVEQPFSDYETILDLKDNDDISLFDLAGTLDAKYSDLLIYSDFIIIPFEYSDVSAKSTLVFVNFLGMLESQAERVFIRSKYDKGYKYLNQEGMDAEIQKYGTLLKSPVFKRNCLQTINTRYLNYEQKYAVRNSFNELITCINETLDTNI; encoded by the coding sequence ATGATAATCACTTTTGCAACTCAAAAAGGAGGTACGGGGAAAACAACACTTGCAATCACTTTTGCGAATTACATTTCGACAATCTCAAAAAGGAAAATAAATGTTTTCGATTTTGATTATCAAAAGTCATTTTACCAGAAATGGAAAGAGGATGAATTATTGGATCTGCCCAAATTATATGATGTTGAAATTATAGGAGACGAAGTGGAGCAACCTTTTTCAGACTACGAAACGATCTTGGATTTAAAAGATAATGATGACATCAGCCTTTTTGATTTGGCCGGTACGCTTGATGCGAAGTACAGTGATTTATTGATTTACAGCGATTTTATCATCATTCCATTTGAGTATTCAGATGTGTCTGCAAAGTCCACCTTGGTGTTTGTGAATTTTTTAGGAATGCTGGAAAGTCAGGCAGAGCGGGTTTTCATTCGCTCAAAGTACGACAAAGGCTATAAATATCTAAATCAGGAAGGCATGGACGCTGAAATACAAAAATACGGAACACTACTAAAAAGTCCCGTGTTTAAAAGAAACTGTCTGCAAACCATTAATACCAGATACCTGAATTATGAACAGAAGTACGCGGTTAGAAATTCGTTTAATGAACTAATTACCTGTATCAATGAAACCCTGGATACCAATATTTAA
- a CDS encoding DUF4134 family protein yields MMKRSLTAFAVLFSLSTALAQSGGSAALGAAATTISGYINDLGLLIYAIGAIVGTVGGIRIYNKWTNGDQDINKEIVGWGGACIFLLLVPTFIAAIF; encoded by the coding sequence ATGATGAAAAGAAGTTTAACTGCTTTTGCAGTACTCTTTTCCTTGAGTACGGCGCTTGCGCAATCTGGGGGAAGTGCTGCATTGGGAGCAGCTGCAACTACCATTTCAGGATATATCAATGATCTTGGTTTACTGATTTACGCAATTGGTGCTATTGTAGGAACAGTAGGCGGAATCCGGATTTATAACAAATGGACCAACGGCGATCAGGACATCAACAAAGAAATTGTTGGTTGGGGTGGCGCTTGTATTTTCCTGCTGTTAGTTCCAACATTCATTGCAGCAATATTCTAG
- a CDS encoding TraG family conjugative transposon ATPase, whose product MKLKKKTFEIPFIGYDYGSDNNWNFDVLIGQFGNPIIGIQIKNNVQQYSADPNAYLQFHAILNQVVAIIGENHIVQKIDIFSRQKYVAEQSTEFLQNKYSKHFDGRLFKSIDTLLLFTDIVDQNNKKNTYKYSAKSYKILRDKCLKIFMLLSQNECDPQFLKEKEFDFYINGVLSMNFYETPSFNNIKATSEHLIIGEKFVKTISFVDVEKIELPSEIETYSYLGGSGSASETAVDNFSFINELEDYKTIIYNQIISIPLQAPKQRELEKKKKKHEGVANNSPSNAIVADEIDELLRNIAMDGQLIVDAHFSISYSTDSPEKMEETQSLIENKLFMKGIIVSQNSYNQLELFRCCLPGNAVELKSYDLFTTTSEAALCFFFKESYPVNEDSNFYLRFTDRQGVPLKIDPSDLPMKTGRINNRNKFVLGPSGSGKSFLMNNIVEQYLTYNYDVIIVDTGDSYSGLCAYKGGRYVQYTEEKPITMNPFLMDKEEFNIEKIEFLTNLIFLIWQGADASMSSTQKSILDNVLVSYYHQFYNGGSGWFEDKSSEELFQYLRKYNIHDEDIQAEYENEVKENQTYYDILEIMFDASPKDIREKGRKLIQLYHPDKNSNNPDYDPAKFFEIFEAYETLNDEVRRKIYDETQLIVTKTKSIIKRPENNDEWQDAIRNALIKRIVELEEKLSVSELSFNSFYDYCDQFLPIYLNNKKHKIDESEFKLRTFLFVLKDFYKGGRYGTTLNENADNTLFDEPFIVFEIDNVKDNPKLFPIVTLIIMDTFIQKMRLRKDRRKALIIEEAWKAIASKLMGGYILYLYKTVRKFWGEAVVVTQELDDIIGNTVVKDSIINNSDTFILLDQTKFKDNFDKIASLLSLNKVEQNKIFTINNLNNKYGRSRFKEFYIKRGSKGEVYGNEVSLEQYLTYTTEKPEKIAIEYYAHQCDNYDEALQLFVSDFTILDDKMENMVGLVNLYRQPLDQDVIAYYKSLKVQHKDQNILKILDQELTDRQINLIELIESKKFEYEKI is encoded by the coding sequence ATGAAATTAAAGAAAAAAACATTTGAAATTCCCTTTATCGGCTATGATTATGGAAGTGACAACAATTGGAATTTTGATGTTTTAATCGGGCAGTTTGGCAATCCAATTATTGGGATTCAAATTAAAAATAATGTGCAACAATATTCTGCAGATCCAAACGCCTATCTGCAATTTCATGCTATCTTAAATCAAGTGGTAGCGATCATTGGAGAAAATCACATCGTACAGAAAATTGATATTTTCAGCAGACAAAAATATGTTGCAGAACAATCTACAGAATTTTTACAAAATAAATATTCTAAGCATTTTGACGGAAGATTATTTAAATCAATAGATACGCTTTTGCTCTTTACTGATATTGTAGACCAGAACAACAAGAAAAATACCTACAAATATTCTGCAAAATCTTATAAAATCTTGCGCGACAAATGTCTGAAGATATTCATGCTGCTTTCTCAGAATGAATGTGATCCACAATTTCTGAAAGAGAAAGAATTCGATTTTTATATCAACGGTGTTCTTTCGATGAACTTTTACGAAACACCTTCCTTCAATAATATCAAAGCCACCAGCGAGCATTTAATTATCGGAGAAAAATTCGTGAAAACAATCAGTTTTGTAGATGTAGAGAAAATTGAATTGCCTTCTGAAATTGAGACCTATTCCTATTTAGGTGGAAGCGGTTCCGCTTCGGAAACTGCGGTGGATAACTTTTCCTTTATTAATGAACTCGAAGATTATAAAACCATTATTTATAATCAAATTATTTCCATTCCACTGCAAGCACCGAAGCAACGAGAATTAGAAAAGAAGAAGAAAAAACACGAAGGTGTGGCCAATAATTCTCCGTCGAACGCTATTGTTGCGGATGAAATAGATGAACTCTTACGCAATATTGCAATGGACGGGCAACTCATTGTAGACGCTCACTTTTCAATATCCTACTCCACAGATTCCCCGGAGAAAATGGAGGAAACCCAATCCCTGATTGAGAATAAACTGTTCATGAAAGGGATTATAGTGTCCCAGAATTCCTATAATCAATTAGAACTTTTTCGCTGTTGTCTTCCAGGAAATGCGGTGGAATTAAAATCCTATGATCTTTTTACAACGACAAGCGAAGCAGCGCTTTGTTTTTTTTTTAAAGAAAGTTATCCCGTGAACGAAGATTCCAATTTTTACCTCCGGTTTACCGATAGACAGGGAGTTCCACTAAAGATTGATCCTTCCGATTTGCCTATGAAAACAGGTAGAATAAATAACAGAAATAAGTTTGTACTTGGGCCGTCCGGTTCGGGTAAGTCCTTTCTTATGAATAATATTGTAGAGCAGTATCTTACCTACAATTACGATGTAATCATTGTAGATACCGGTGATTCATACTCTGGACTTTGTGCTTATAAAGGCGGAAGATATGTTCAGTACACAGAAGAAAAGCCGATTACGATGAATCCTTTTTTAATGGATAAAGAAGAATTTAATATTGAAAAAATTGAATTTTTAACCAACCTTATTTTTCTAATCTGGCAAGGTGCAGATGCTTCGATGAGTTCTACTCAAAAATCAATTTTAGATAATGTATTGGTATCCTACTATCACCAATTTTATAATGGTGGAAGTGGTTGGTTCGAAGACAAAAGTTCTGAAGAACTCTTTCAGTATTTAAGAAAATATAATATTCACGATGAAGATATTCAGGCAGAATATGAAAATGAGGTAAAAGAAAATCAAACTTATTACGACATCTTGGAAATTATGTTTGATGCAAGTCCGAAAGACATCCGAGAGAAAGGACGAAAATTAATCCAGCTGTATCATCCGGATAAAAATTCTAATAATCCTGATTATGACCCAGCAAAGTTTTTTGAAATTTTTGAAGCGTACGAAACTTTAAATGATGAAGTGAGAAGAAAGATCTATGACGAAACGCAACTCATTGTCACCAAAACAAAATCCATTATTAAACGCCCTGAAAATAATGATGAATGGCAGGATGCAATCAGGAATGCACTGATAAAAAGAATCGTAGAGCTGGAGGAAAAACTATCCGTTTCGGAACTATCTTTCAATAGTTTCTACGATTACTGTGATCAATTTTTGCCAATTTATTTGAATAATAAAAAGCACAAAATAGATGAAAGCGAGTTTAAACTTCGGACATTCTTATTTGTCTTAAAAGATTTTTACAAAGGTGGAAGATATGGAACAACGCTCAATGAAAACGCGGATAACACTTTATTTGATGAGCCTTTCATCGTTTTCGAGATTGATAATGTAAAAGATAATCCGAAGTTGTTTCCCATTGTAACGCTAATTATCATGGACACTTTTATCCAGAAAATGCGGCTGCGGAAGGACAGAAGGAAAGCACTTATTATTGAAGAAGCCTGGAAAGCAATCGCTTCTAAACTAATGGGCGGATACATTCTGTATCTATACAAAACGGTGCGAAAATTCTGGGGAGAAGCTGTGGTCGTTACGCAAGAGCTGGATGACATTATCGGAAATACCGTAGTAAAAGACTCCATCATTAATAATTCGGACACTTTTATACTATTGGATCAGACAAAATTCAAGGATAATTTTGATAAAATCGCTTCTCTTCTATCTTTAAATAAAGTGGAGCAGAACAAGATTTTCACGATTAATAATTTGAACAACAAGTATGGCAGAAGCCGTTTTAAGGAGTTTTATATAAAACGTGGATCCAAAGGAGAAGTGTATGGAAATGAAGTTTCTCTTGAGCAATACTTAACCTACACTACAGAAAAGCCAGAAAAGATAGCCATTGAATATTATGCACATCAGTGCGATAATTATGATGAAGCATTGCAATTATTTGTAAGTGATTTTACAATCCTTGATGATAAAATGGAGAATATGGTGGGCTTGGTAAATCTTTACCGACAGCCATTGGATCAGGATGTAATTGCTTACTACAAATCCTTAAAAGTCCAACACAAGGATCAAAATATTCTAAAAATATTGGATCAGGAACTAACCGACAGACAAATTAATTTAATAGAACTCATTGAATCTAAAAAATTTGAATATGAAAAAATTTAG
- a CDS encoding type IV secretion system protein, with translation MKKYLTLITCFVLFLLPTVAFGQTGDTESYSKLLQFLKGDGAFEKWFMEAFTKLDTTMAAQSAGAVMLGQAIGGFGALCYMGYLGWQMQEGARPWEVTPMIRPTIIAFILMYWGAFTSMIQYPLQSLAEPGIALFQDIEKDANDLRIERFKKQNQILEILIKTQAEEEAKQETLDKLEKKADDNWFDIDVDKLLAPAKEWYMKMEFKIQKTLSEIIEAVSLTILRVCTYLIFFIQKIWSYVLLVLGPIAVGMSLIPGFENSFNNWVTKFININLYSFIIYTIINIGQQLIMSGYQMELDRYALIIDSGGVADMNTLRVYVQNSGMMYTALFPCVAYIITGIGVLMVPSIADSIVSAGGAGIMSKGKAAGGAVASVGRAATAAAAGGAAGAITAAREIAKSVHKMNKK, from the coding sequence ATGAAAAAATATTTAACTCTTATAACCTGTTTTGTCCTATTTCTTTTGCCGACGGTTGCCTTTGGACAAACTGGAGATACTGAAAGTTACAGCAAACTGCTGCAATTTTTAAAAGGTGACGGTGCCTTTGAAAAGTGGTTTATGGAAGCATTCACAAAACTCGATACCACGATGGCGGCACAATCTGCGGGCGCGGTAATGTTGGGTCAGGCAATTGGTGGTTTTGGGGCCTTGTGTTACATGGGTTATCTCGGTTGGCAGATGCAGGAAGGTGCAAGACCGTGGGAAGTCACGCCCATGATTCGACCGACGATTATTGCTTTTATTTTAATGTATTGGGGTGCTTTCACCAGCATGATTCAATATCCACTACAATCTCTTGCGGAACCGGGAATTGCACTGTTTCAAGATATAGAGAAAGATGCAAATGATTTGCGAATTGAGCGGTTTAAAAAGCAAAATCAAATTTTAGAAATATTAATTAAAACACAGGCAGAGGAAGAAGCGAAACAGGAAACCTTAGATAAACTGGAGAAAAAAGCAGATGATAATTGGTTTGACATCGATGTAGATAAACTTCTCGCACCTGCGAAGGAGTGGTATATGAAGATGGAGTTTAAAATTCAAAAAACGCTGTCTGAAATAATCGAAGCAGTGTCTTTAACTATTCTCCGCGTCTGTACCTATCTCATCTTTTTCATACAAAAGATATGGAGTTATGTTCTGCTTGTTTTAGGTCCTATAGCAGTTGGGATGTCTCTCATCCCGGGATTTGAAAATTCATTTAATAATTGGGTCACAAAATTCATCAACATTAATCTTTACAGTTTTATCATTTACACCATAATTAATATTGGTCAACAACTCATCATGTCTGGCTATCAAATGGAACTGGATCGCTATGCACTTATCATTGACTCGGGTGGAGTGGCAGATATGAACACCCTTCGGGTTTATGTACAAAATAGCGGAATGATGTACACCGCGCTTTTTCCATGCGTTGCCTACATCATAACAGGAATTGGCGTTTTGATGGTTCCTTCTATTGCAGATTCTATTGTTTCTGCGGGTGGCGCAGGAATTATGAGCAAAGGCAAAGCAGCAGGAGGTGCGGTTGCAAGTGTTGGAAGAGCTGCGACAGCGGCTGCCGCGGGGGGAGCAGCAGGTGCCATAACTGCTGCAAGAGAAATTGCAAAATCAGTACACAAAATGAATAAAAAATAG
- the traK gene encoding conjugative transposon protein TraK, giving the protein MLVKNIEQKIKINKVVSIASILFAVLIVIVGFVFAYKLVQDSRKSLYVIDNGVPILVKQTDELLNRPVEYKSQIELFHRLFFTLAPDDRYIKENVEKSLYLIDDSGKKEYTNLREKGFYNQIISGNSLVTVRNDSIKMDLPNRKFIYYGTQMINRKNTLIIRKLITEGNFEDMIRSPNNPHGVLLRNWRILDNSELSNKAKSNY; this is encoded by the coding sequence ATGCTTGTAAAAAACATAGAACAAAAGATCAAAATAAATAAAGTGGTGTCCATAGCATCGATTTTATTTGCTGTATTGATTGTGATTGTAGGATTTGTTTTCGCCTATAAACTCGTCCAGGATTCCAGAAAATCACTCTATGTCATTGATAACGGGGTGCCGATTTTAGTAAAACAGACTGATGAACTTCTAAACAGACCTGTTGAGTACAAATCTCAGATTGAATTGTTTCATCGATTATTTTTCACACTTGCACCGGACGACAGATACATAAAAGAAAATGTTGAAAAGTCACTTTATCTCATTGATGATAGCGGAAAGAAAGAATACACCAATTTGAGAGAAAAAGGTTTTTACAATCAGATAATCTCGGGAAACTCTCTTGTTACAGTACGCAACGATTCGATAAAAATGGATTTACCCAACAGAAAATTCATCTATTACGGCACTCAAATGATCAATAGGAAGAACACTTTAATAATCAGAAAGTTAATTACGGAAGGAAATTTTGAAGATATGATCCGAAGTCCTAACAATCCGCATGGAGTACTATTGAGAAACTGGAGGATTTTAGATAACAGTGAATTGTCTAACAAAGCAAAATCTAATTACTAA